A region from the Sulfurivermis fontis genome encodes:
- a CDS encoding IS5 family transposase, with amino-acid sequence MKQLSMTTGFEKYTKATKRQAFLSDMDRLLPWAELCALIAPHYPQAGNGRPPKELEMMLRIHFLQQWFNLSDPMAEEALYDSLSMRAFAGIDLGEHPVPDETTICRFRHLLEQHGLGRKLFQQMHQYLQRHGFKLGTGTIVDATLISAPSSTKNKDQQRDPDMHQTKKGNQWYFGMKAHVGVDHRTKLIHSVVATAANVHDSHCLPDLLHGDETRVWGDSAYQGQTEVIKQHAPRARDLTHRRYRYKGWVDEAERAKNRLKSTIRARVEHSIGVIKRIFGFAKTRYRGLEKNANRLFVTCALANIYLVRRQLLRTLQA; translated from the coding sequence ATGAAACAACTGAGCATGACCACGGGGTTCGAGAAATACACCAAGGCGACCAAGCGCCAGGCGTTTCTGTCCGACATGGACCGCCTGCTGCCGTGGGCGGAGCTGTGCGCGCTGATAGCGCCGCACTACCCGCAGGCCGGTAACGGCCGGCCGCCGAAGGAGCTGGAGATGATGCTGCGCATCCACTTCCTCCAGCAGTGGTTCAATCTCTCGGACCCGATGGCCGAGGAAGCCCTGTACGACTCGCTCAGCATGCGCGCCTTCGCCGGCATCGACCTGGGCGAGCATCCGGTGCCGGACGAAACCACGATCTGCCGCTTCCGCCACCTGCTGGAGCAGCATGGCCTGGGTCGCAAGCTGTTCCAGCAGATGCACCAGTACCTGCAACGCCATGGCTTCAAGCTGGGCACCGGCACCATCGTCGATGCCACCCTCATCAGCGCCCCGTCCTCGACCAAGAACAAGGACCAGCAGCGCGACCCGGACATGCACCAGACCAAGAAGGGCAACCAGTGGTATTTCGGCATGAAGGCCCATGTCGGTGTCGACCACCGCACCAAGCTCATCCACTCGGTGGTGGCCACCGCCGCCAACGTCCACGACTCCCACTGCCTGCCCGACCTGCTGCACGGCGATGAAACCCGCGTCTGGGGGGATTCGGCCTATCAGGGCCAGACCGAGGTCATCAAACAGCATGCGCCCAGGGCCCGCGACCTCACCCACCGACGCTACCGCTACAAGGGCTGGGTCGACGAAGCCGAACGGGCGAAGAACCGCCTCAAGTCCACCATCCGGGCACGGGTCGAACACAGCATCGGTGTCATCAAACGGATATTCGGTTTTGCCAAGACCCGCTACCGGGGATTGGAGAAGAATGCCAACCGCCTGTTTGTCACCTGTGCCCTGGCCAACATCTACCTGGTGCGCAGGCAGCTGCTGCGTACTTTGCAGGCGTAG
- a CDS encoding sigma-54 dependent transcriptional regulator produces MAGESVWLVEPDATRRGQLRLLLEFLGLGPVVEAEVGQWRKADPAQVRMVLLGYTPDSGSEIADLREWSLTLPIVLIAAPADFAADVQGRIDFPLTYEQLSTELYRADAWRRAALSGAAPRVPELSRALVGNTPAIQQVRRLIEQVAETDANVLILGESGTGKEVVARSLHMLSPRRERAFVPVNCGAIPGDLLESELFGHEKGAFTGAINTRQGRFELAEGGTLFLDEIGDMPLPMQVKLLRVIQERTFERVGSNRSISADVRLVAATHRNLDSNIQDGRFREDLYYRLNVFPIELPPLRERRDDIPLLINEFIIRLEKMGRGAVRLTPGAMGSLRDYPWPGNVRELANLMERLVIMFPNGLVDVRDLPPKYQIEGAQPIEVLLPEPVAAPAAGATMPPPAATPARLPAEGIDLKEYLAELELSFINQALDDADGVVARAAERLGMRRTTLVEKMKKYGMQRGE; encoded by the coding sequence ATGGCAGGCGAGTCGGTGTGGCTGGTGGAACCGGATGCGACGCGGCGCGGGCAGTTGCGGTTGTTGCTGGAGTTTCTCGGGCTGGGGCCGGTGGTGGAGGCGGAGGTCGGCCAATGGCGCAAGGCCGATCCCGCCCAGGTGCGCATGGTCCTGCTGGGATACACGCCGGATAGCGGTTCCGAGATTGCGGACCTGCGCGAGTGGTCGCTCACTCTGCCCATCGTTCTCATCGCCGCGCCGGCTGATTTTGCTGCCGACGTGCAGGGGCGCATCGACTTTCCCCTGACCTATGAGCAACTGTCCACCGAGTTGTACCGCGCCGATGCCTGGCGCCGGGCCGCGCTGAGCGGCGCTGCGCCGCGCGTGCCCGAGCTTTCCCGTGCCCTGGTCGGCAACACCCCGGCCATCCAGCAGGTGCGCCGCCTCATCGAGCAGGTGGCGGAAACCGATGCCAATGTGTTGATCCTCGGCGAGTCCGGCACCGGCAAGGAGGTGGTGGCGCGCAGCCTGCACATGCTGTCGCCGCGGCGCGAGCGGGCCTTCGTGCCGGTGAATTGCGGCGCCATCCCTGGTGATCTGCTGGAGAGCGAGCTGTTCGGCCACGAGAAGGGCGCTTTTACCGGCGCCATCAACACCCGTCAGGGCCGTTTCGAGCTGGCCGAGGGCGGTACGCTGTTTCTCGATGAAATCGGCGACATGCCGCTGCCCATGCAGGTGAAGCTGCTGCGCGTGATCCAGGAACGCACCTTCGAGCGGGTAGGCAGTAATCGCAGCATCAGTGCCGACGTGCGCCTGGTGGCGGCGACCCATCGCAACTTGGATTCCAATATCCAGGATGGCCGCTTCCGCGAGGACCTATACTACCGCCTCAACGTGTTTCCCATCGAGTTGCCGCCGCTGCGCGAGCGGCGCGACGACATCCCTCTGCTCATCAACGAATTCATCATCCGCCTGGAAAAAATGGGCCGTGGCGCGGTGCGCCTTACCCCCGGTGCCATGGGCTCGCTGCGCGACTACCCCTGGCCGGGCAATGTGCGCGAGCTGGCCAACCTGATGGAGCGGCTGGTGATCATGTTCCCTAATGGCCTGGTCGATGTGCGCGACCTGCCACCCAAGTACCAGATAGAGGGGGCGCAGCCCATCGAGGTGCTCCTGCCCGAACCGGTCGCGGCACCGGCGGCCGGCGCTACAATGCCGCCACCCGCCGCCACACCGGCCCGCCTGCCAGCGGAGGGTATCGATCTCAAGGAGTATCTGGCCGAGTTGGAGCTGTCCTTCATCAACCAAGCCCTGGACGATGCCGATGGTGTGGTGGCGCGCGCCGCCGAGCGCCTCGGTATGCGCCGCACCACCCTGGTAGAGAAGATGAAGAAATATGGCATGCAGCGCGGGGAATAG
- a CDS encoding flagellar protein FlaG, translating to MPTDITFQANISPSSPARSAPVVVKTAGVAGVDAAQQQAAAVANTPPTESASREHLREAMNKVSSYMQNVQRNLNFSIDESTGQMVVKVIDAESEEVIRQIPSEEMLALARHLNELNGESVSGLLMQSKA from the coding sequence ATGCCTACGGACATCACATTCCAGGCCAATATTTCGCCGAGCAGCCCTGCCCGGTCGGCCCCGGTCGTCGTCAAGACAGCCGGGGTTGCCGGCGTTGATGCCGCGCAGCAACAGGCAGCAGCGGTTGCAAATACTCCCCCCACCGAGTCCGCCAGCAGGGAGCACCTCAGGGAGGCCATGAACAAGGTCTCCAGCTACATGCAAAATGTGCAGCGCAACCTCAATTTCTCCATCGACGAGAGCACCGGTCAGATGGTGGTCAAGGTCATCGATGCGGAGAGTGAGGAGGTCATCCGGCAGATACCTTCCGAGGAGATGCTGGCCCTGGCGCGACACCTGAACGAGTTGAACGGCGAGTCGGTGAGCGGGCTGTTGATGCAGTCCAAGGCTTGA
- the fliD gene encoding flagellar filament capping protein FliD: protein MASITSPGIGSGLDVAGLVNKLVTAEGQPVANRLDRREAKLQAQLSALGNVKSALSTFKGALANLTTIASFQKRTATSSNTELFTVAVAGRPVAGSYDVEVRSLAQAHKLASVAFDEASSAVGTGTLTFQFGDPTKPAQTVAITDENNSLTGVRDAVNAANIGVRATIVNGDDGFQLVFSAESSGIDNSLRISVEESPADGSNTDMNGLSRLAYNEDAYNMTQTAAAKNAEVYIDGIKVSSATNTVSDAIAGLTLTLKKEEAGTKATLNVALDKNSATTAVEGFVNAFNSLVGTFNQLSGYNAETKQAGVLIGDSSLRGVLSQLRSVLSSPVSGLDGTYRALADLGIKTKTDGTLELDKAKLTAALDSNFDDIGRLFAATATATDSLVSYTSSTSATTVGSYALYITQAATRGSYVDAASSVSSLVVDGSNNTFKVSVDGVSSGTISLTQKTYGSGAELAAELQSRINGDSALRDAGVSVLVSFDGTRFTFTSERYGSASKVAITEVGINGADIGLTTAGTSTDGEDVAGTIGGIAATGSGQYLTGTGAAEGLKMLVQGDTTGDRGSVTFTRGVADRLSSLLDGWLATDSFLNARTSGVQSQIDDIGKQREALAARLEALEARYMKQFTALDTLMARMQSTSNWLSNQLAALPGAYSGSNRG, encoded by the coding sequence ATGGCTTCCATCACTTCCCCCGGCATCGGCTCCGGCTTGGACGTGGCGGGCTTGGTCAACAAGCTCGTCACTGCGGAAGGGCAGCCGGTGGCCAATCGGCTGGATCGGCGCGAGGCCAAGCTGCAAGCGCAACTGTCGGCCCTCGGCAATGTCAAATCTGCTTTATCTACCTTCAAGGGCGCGTTGGCCAATCTGACCACTATCGCGTCGTTCCAAAAGCGCACCGCGACGTCCAGCAATACCGAACTGTTCACCGTGGCCGTGGCCGGCAGGCCGGTGGCGGGTTCCTATGATGTCGAGGTTCGGTCGCTGGCACAGGCCCACAAACTGGCGTCGGTGGCCTTCGACGAGGCGAGTTCTGCCGTGGGGACGGGGACGCTCACCTTCCAGTTCGGCGACCCCACCAAGCCGGCGCAGACGGTCGCCATCACCGATGAAAACAATTCCCTCACCGGTGTGCGCGATGCGGTGAATGCTGCCAACATCGGTGTGCGCGCCACCATTGTCAATGGCGATGATGGCTTTCAATTGGTGTTCAGTGCGGAAAGCAGCGGCATCGACAACAGCCTGCGCATCTCCGTGGAGGAAAGTCCTGCCGACGGCAGCAATACCGACATGAACGGCCTGTCGCGTCTGGCGTACAACGAGGACGCCTACAACATGACGCAGACGGCCGCGGCCAAGAATGCCGAGGTGTACATCGACGGTATCAAGGTGAGCAGCGCCACCAATACGGTGAGCGACGCCATCGCCGGCCTGACCCTGACGCTGAAGAAGGAGGAGGCGGGGACCAAGGCGACGCTGAACGTCGCTCTCGACAAAAACTCGGCGACCACGGCGGTGGAGGGGTTCGTCAATGCCTTCAACAGTTTGGTGGGTACCTTCAATCAGTTGAGCGGCTATAACGCCGAAACCAAGCAGGCGGGCGTCCTGATCGGCGATTCCAGCCTGCGCGGCGTGCTCAGCCAGCTCCGCAGTGTACTGAGCAGTCCGGTGAGCGGCCTGGATGGCACGTACCGCGCCCTGGCCGACCTCGGCATCAAGACCAAGACGGACGGCACGCTGGAACTGGACAAGGCCAAGCTCACCGCGGCGTTGGACAGCAATTTCGACGACATCGGCCGCCTGTTCGCGGCGACAGCCACCGCCACCGACTCGCTGGTGAGTTACACCAGTTCCACTTCGGCGACGACCGTGGGCAGCTATGCGCTGTACATCACCCAGGCGGCCACGCGCGGCAGCTATGTGGATGCCGCATCGTCGGTATCGAGCCTGGTGGTCGACGGTAGCAACAATACCTTCAAGGTTTCGGTGGATGGCGTCAGTTCCGGCACCATCTCCCTGACGCAGAAGACCTACGGTTCCGGGGCGGAACTGGCGGCCGAATTGCAGAGCCGCATCAACGGCGACAGCGCGCTGCGCGATGCCGGTGTGTCGGTGCTGGTCAGCTTTGACGGCACTCGTTTTACCTTCACCTCCGAACGCTACGGCAGCGCGTCCAAGGTGGCGATCACCGAGGTGGGCATCAATGGGGCCGACATCGGTTTGACCACGGCGGGCACCAGCACGGACGGCGAGGATGTGGCCGGCACCATCGGCGGTATCGCAGCCACCGGCTCCGGCCAGTACCTCACGGGTACCGGTGCGGCGGAGGGATTGAAGATGCTGGTGCAGGGGGACACCACCGGCGACCGCGGCAGTGTGACCTTCACCCGCGGTGTGGCGGACCGTCTCAGCAGTCTGCTGGATGGTTGGCTCGCCACCGACAGTTTTCTGAATGCACGCACCAGCGGTGTGCAGTCACAGATCGACGACATCGGCAAACAGCGCGAGGCGCTGGCGGCGCGGCTGGAGGCTTTGGAGGCGCGCTATATGAAGCAATTTACGGCCCTCGATACCTTGATGGCGCGCATGCAGTCCACCAGCAATTGGCTGAGTAATCAACTGGCGGCCCTCCCGGGGGCGTATTCCGGCTCTAACAGGGGCTAA
- a CDS encoding flagellar protein FliT gives MSNHSRQQQWEAIVAQSRRMQALAREGQWDEVAVLEVQRRSEMEAFFQRQVSADEAVFVAEGIREVMELDRETMVRCAAARDEAGKQAGVMQQGRRAEAAYNSNR, from the coding sequence ATGTCCAATCACAGCCGCCAGCAGCAGTGGGAGGCCATTGTGGCGCAGAGCCGCCGCATGCAGGCGCTGGCGCGGGAAGGGCAGTGGGACGAGGTGGCGGTGCTGGAGGTGCAGCGACGTAGCGAAATGGAGGCGTTTTTCCAACGCCAGGTTTCCGCCGATGAGGCCGTCTTTGTCGCCGAGGGGATCCGCGAGGTGATGGAACTGGATCGCGAGACCATGGTGCGCTGTGCTGCGGCCCGCGACGAGGCCGGTAAGCAGGCGGGTGTCATGCAGCAGGGACGGCGCGCCGAGGCGGCCTACAACAGCAACCGCTGA
- a CDS encoding Uma2 family endonuclease: MSHPAERMATYEDLLQVPENLVAEIINGRLVTSPRPAPRHARASSLVGVELGGPFDKGSGGPGGWWILDEPELHLSSHVLVPDLAGWRRERMPSLPTTAWFEQAPDWICEVLSPSTARADRVEKLPLYAAAGVAHAWLIDPDLRTLEVFENRDGLWLLLAAHENDNRVRAVPFDAVEIALGGLWVD, translated from the coding sequence ATGTCTCATCCCGCAGAACGTATGGCGACCTATGAAGACCTGCTCCAGGTACCGGAAAACCTGGTGGCGGAGATCATCAACGGCCGTCTGGTGACCAGCCCGCGCCCGGCACCGAGGCATGCCAGGGCCAGCTCCTTGGTGGGGGTCGAATTGGGTGGTCCGTTTGATAAGGGCAGCGGTGGCCCCGGCGGCTGGTGGATACTGGATGAGCCGGAACTGCACCTGAGCAGTCATGTCTTGGTACCCGATCTCGCCGGTTGGCGCCGGGAGCGCATGCCCAGCCTGCCCACCACCGCCTGGTTCGAGCAGGCGCCGGACTGGATTTGTGAAGTCCTTTCCCCTTCTACCGCCCGTGCCGACCGGGTGGAAAAACTGCCCCTCTATGCCGCCGCCGGCGTGGCTCATGCATGGCTCATCGACCCGGACCTGCGCACCCTGGAGGTGTTCGAGAACCGTGACGGTCTTTGGCTACTGCTGGCCGCCCACGAGAACGATAACCGCGTGCGTGCCGTACCGTTCGATGCGGTGGAGATCGCCCTCGGCGGCCTGTGGGTGGATTGA
- the fliS gene encoding flagellar export chaperone FliS, translating into MTYAEGRRAAQAYGSMAVQTGVEAATPHRLVQMLMEGALEKMAAARGHMQRGNIADKGANISWAISIIEGMRASLDLEAGGEIARNLNDLYDYMGRRLLEANLRNDINALEEVMALLREIKAGWDAIPGLLGQQ; encoded by the coding sequence ATGACGTATGCAGAAGGTCGCCGCGCAGCCCAAGCCTACGGTTCCATGGCCGTGCAGACCGGTGTTGAAGCCGCCACGCCGCACCGTCTGGTACAGATGTTGATGGAAGGTGCGCTGGAGAAGATGGCCGCCGCCCGTGGTCACATGCAGCGCGGCAATATCGCCGATAAGGGCGCCAATATCAGTTGGGCCATTTCCATCATCGAGGGCATGCGCGCCAGCCTGGATCTGGAGGCCGGCGGCGAGATCGCCCGCAACCTGAATGACCTCTACGACTACATGGGCCGCCGCCTGCTGGAGGCCAACCTGCGCAACGATATCAATGCGCTGGAAGAGGTCATGGCCCTGTTGCGCGAAATCAAGGCCGGTTGGGACGCCATCCCGGGCCTGCTCGGCCAGCAGTGA
- a CDS encoding flagellin, with protein MPQIINTNMMSLNSQRNLNTSQNALQISLQRLSSGLRINSAKDDAAGLAISERFTTQIRGLNQAVRNANDGISFAQTAEGALSTVGNALQRIRELAVQSANDTNSASDRQALQNEVSQLIAEVNRVSAATEFNGQKILDGSLSNLVFQVGANRNQTITVDGVDARGSQLGAAVLEGNSVTLSDITGVNDGTAIAAGDFSDVTINGVSVDLSTATSLDEVVAAINGEYGATGVQAVRSQTVTTDELAFVTPSAGESMTVSINGVAISVAAGDAVTDFIDAINARTNQTGVTAEAGAGGTFVLSSNADITIEVATADDTASVAGLADGEQETYLRGIELNAEVGTTITVAGTDVSTLQLDNDFGGNPLATVDYTLNAVDITTRDGATEALRTLDLALQQVSGLRSELGAVQVRFESTISNLSVSAENMTAARSRIQDADFAVETANLTRAQILQQAGVAMLAQANQLPQNVLSLLR; from the coding sequence ATGCCTCAGATTATCAATACCAACATGATGTCGCTGAATTCCCAGCGCAACCTGAACACCTCGCAGAATGCCCTGCAGATATCCCTGCAGCGCCTGTCCTCCGGCCTGCGCATCAACAGCGCCAAGGATGATGCTGCCGGTCTGGCCATTTCCGAGCGCTTCACCACCCAGATCCGCGGCCTGAACCAGGCCGTGCGCAACGCCAACGATGGCATCTCCTTCGCGCAGACCGCTGAAGGCGCCCTGTCCACCGTCGGTAATGCCCTGCAGCGTATCCGCGAACTGGCGGTGCAGTCTGCCAATGACACCAACTCCGCCTCCGACCGTCAGGCGCTGCAGAACGAAGTTAGCCAGCTGATCGCCGAGGTGAACCGTGTTTCCGCGGCCACCGAATTCAACGGCCAGAAGATCCTCGACGGCTCCCTCAGCAACCTGGTGTTCCAGGTAGGCGCCAACCGCAACCAGACCATTACCGTCGATGGCGTGGATGCCCGTGGCTCCCAGCTCGGTGCCGCCGTGTTGGAAGGCAACAGCGTCACCCTGAGCGACATCACTGGCGTCAATGACGGCACGGCCATTGCTGCCGGTGATTTCAGCGATGTGACCATCAACGGCGTCAGCGTCGACCTGAGCACTGCCACCAGCCTGGATGAGGTAGTCGCCGCTATCAATGGCGAGTACGGCGCTACCGGCGTGCAGGCCGTTCGCTCGCAGACCGTGACCACCGACGAGCTGGCGTTCGTCACCCCCAGCGCGGGTGAGAGTATGACCGTGAGCATCAACGGCGTGGCCATTTCAGTCGCTGCGGGTGATGCTGTGACCGACTTCATCGATGCGATCAACGCCCGTACCAACCAAACCGGCGTGACGGCGGAAGCGGGTGCTGGTGGCACCTTCGTGCTGAGCTCCAACGCGGATATCACCATCGAAGTAGCGACTGCTGATGACACCGCTTCTGTGGCCGGCTTGGCTGACGGCGAGCAGGAAACCTACCTGCGCGGCATCGAGCTTAACGCCGAGGTGGGTACGACCATCACGGTGGCCGGCACCGATGTCAGCACCCTGCAGCTGGATAATGACTTCGGCGGTAACCCACTGGCAACGGTGGACTACACCCTGAACGCGGTGGACATCACCACCCGAGACGGTGCCACCGAGGCCCTGCGCACCCTGGATCTGGCCCTGCAGCAGGTGAGCGGCCTGCGCTCCGAGCTGGGTGCGGTGCAGGTTCGTTTCGAGTCCACCATCTCCAATCTGAGTGTGTCTGCGGAGAACATGACGGCTGCCCGCAGCCGCATCCAGGACGCCGACTTCGCGGTGGAGACGGCGAACCTGACCCGTGCCCAGATCCTGCAGCAGGCAGGTGTGGCGATGCTGGCTCAGGCGAACCAGCTGCCGCAGAACGTCCTGTCGCTGCTGCGTTAA